A genomic segment from Streptomyces sp. NBC_00459 encodes:
- a CDS encoding futalosine hydrolase translates to MVVPAEEGLLTTSGVRVLVATAVPVERDAVARAFDATDGNVTGPFDVIAAGVGPAASAASVASALTTAALRGTPYGLVVSAGIAGGFQPEAPVGSLVVADEITVADLGAETPDGFVPVTALGFGAVTHRPPETLVRDVTAATGARSGAVLTVSTVTGSAERAAELRARHPGALAEAMEGFGVAEAAAAHGVPVLEIRAVSNPVGPRDRAAWRIGDALTALTEAFGKLGPVLESWNLHEHPREHPRDPAR, encoded by the coding sequence GTGGTCGTTCCGGCTGAAGAAGGACTCCTGACGACGTCGGGGGTACGTGTCCTGGTCGCCACCGCGGTCCCTGTCGAACGGGACGCGGTGGCACGGGCGTTCGACGCCACTGACGGCAACGTCACCGGACCGTTCGACGTGATCGCCGCTGGAGTCGGCCCCGCCGCCTCCGCCGCGTCCGTCGCCTCGGCGCTCACCACGGCCGCCCTCCGCGGCACCCCGTACGGCCTGGTCGTCTCGGCGGGCATCGCCGGCGGTTTCCAGCCGGAGGCGCCGGTCGGCTCGCTGGTCGTCGCCGACGAGATCACCGTCGCGGACCTGGGCGCCGAGACCCCGGACGGGTTCGTCCCGGTCACCGCACTCGGCTTCGGCGCCGTCACCCACCGTCCGCCGGAAACACTCGTACGAGATGTCACGGCCGCGACCGGTGCCCGCTCCGGCGCCGTACTGACCGTCTCCACCGTCACCGGCAGCGCCGAACGCGCCGCCGAGCTGCGCGCCCGGCACCCGGGTGCGCTGGCCGAGGCGATGGAGGGCTTCGGGGTCGCCGAGGCCGCCGCCGCGCACGGGGTGCCGGTGCTGGAGATCCGGGCCGTGTCCAACCCCGTCGGCCCTCGCGACCGCGCCGCCTGGCGCATCGGCGACGCGCTCACGGCCCTGACGGAAGCCTTCGGGAAGCTCGGCCCCGTACTGGAGAGTTGGAACCTGCATGAGCACCCACGTGAGCACCCCCGTGACCCCGCGAGATGA